The Vicia villosa cultivar HV-30 ecotype Madison, WI linkage group LG1, Vvil1.0, whole genome shotgun sequence genome includes a region encoding these proteins:
- the LOC131656237 gene encoding putative B3 domain-containing protein At2g27410, which yields MSMKKNTAELQNPEIMMQKKAMAIEKINAYMQKLKTMEKKFDPLSHFSLHRVLSQESPQFYTEDELAQIEKINHIVCQEANLLLISQSRVKKVEVNDKKRCRSSNEDIMSDGGRRVKSKSTIKRKPIIRKKETVLSPPPELPNHVNNMIKVLNGSDIKYIMCKELYKTDLNPNNNRLSMPISQIKYDFLTEIEKTSLKTRDQEGKPFGLKVTVLDPCFNEFSLSLKKWDMTSTSIYNLHPGWTPVLLKNNFKEHQKLDIWSFRVNGKLHLLLNDNESQEIEKDKELKNSTAVSKTEE from the coding sequence ATGTCCATGAAGAAGAACACTGCAGAGTTACAAAATCCAGAAATTATGATGCAAAAGAAAGCTATGGCTATTGAGAAGATCAATGCATATATGCAAAAGTTGAAAACAATGGAAAAGAAATTTGATCCACTATCTCATTTTTCTTTGCATAGAGTGTTATCTCAAGAGTCTCCACAATTTTATACCGAAGATGAGTTAGCACAAATAGAGAAAATCAATCACATTGTGTGTCAAGAAGCAAATCTCCTTCTTATTTCACAAAGTAGAGTGAAAAAAGTAGAAGTCAATGACAAAAAAAGGTGTCGTTCAAGTAACGAAGATATCATGTCTGATGGAGGAAGAAGAGTGAAATCAAAGTCTACAATTAAGAGAAAACCAATAATTCGCAAAAAAGAAACTGTGCTATCACCGCCACCAGAATTGCCTAATCATGTTAATAACATGATCAAAGTGTTGAATGGTAGTGATATTAAATATATCATGTGCAAGGAATTGTATAAAACTGATCTCAACCCTAACAACAATCGTCTTTCAATGCCAATTTCACAAATCAAGTATGATTTTCTCACAGAAATAGAAAAAACATCCTTGAAAACAAGGGATCAAGAAGGAAAACCGTTTGGTTTAAAAGTGACTGTGCTAGATCCTTGTTTTAACGAGTTCTCACTGTCTTTGAAGAAGTGGGACATGACGAGTACTAGTATTTATAATCTTCATCCTGGTTGGACACCTGTTttgttgaaaaataattttaaagagcATCAAAAACTTGACATTTGGTCATTTAGAGTTAACGGCAAGTTGCACCTTTTACTCAATGATAACGAGTCACAAGAAATTGAAAAAGATAAAGAGCTGAAGAATTCAACTGCTGTTTCGAAAACGGAAGAATAA